One Microlunatus soli genomic window carries:
- a CDS encoding CDP-glycerol glycerophosphotransferase family protein — MTRSPETVSQSSIGQQDRKAQPAPAPPDVTGWLLGAGWERPAADGSRRLRIDGAGWRTEGKGADSQVISVTLVSDDDTVELMVQPVKSAAYNDRSESTDKDRTGSGFVALLDPRLLTEREGPGIFFRKWQLQIAVEDRDGRVEGPLLQRDENTSAGHLHTADAGDGCLILPSWDDDQGLVLTVARRALTADSISFDGDDLDAVVTCRGDIEPRTALLRRGQEVVWLTLSALPDGRYRVRGSVRPLTRSSDSSDVESWYLVLADDRQQTRMVHWHGHRPHGYREASPGDPRVAIRYAPKGVVRVDVHRRRLVVDRITVEPAAQGPQLIIEGECHELSADPADWLLVGGRRRVQPVELQIRPGQVDHAVDRFSARYPLLSVPDWGRTPTALPSADYRLTEQRHGVPALLDQELAETLISSIDTEQNTLLIAGDHGKLVVRTRPPMPPGERSRYRHRRFEIRHRKGTGQPTDTIFLDCFDGKSTGDNIGPIADELARRRPDLRPVWTVADRSVEVPDGVDSVIFKTDAWWRALTWSRLVVTNCWMPGKFLRRDHQTVLQTWHGTPLKLLGFDRIGTKRGDAYRRRTTAEVSQWSMLISQNPYSSEVFRSAYGFEGTVLEIGYPRNDRLSRADDDDRRQIRDRLGIGADERVVLYAPTWRENAKGLFAELDFDAVAAALGPAGRLLIRGHANTIRYGGGVRGGRLLDVTLYPDLAELYLISDVMITDYSSTMFDFSVTGKPMIFFTPDIDAYTGTLRGTYFDLAADAPGPLVATTDEVIAALADLDRLRTDHAERYAQWRQRFNPYDDGRSGERAVDALLADQDAK; from the coding sequence ATGACGCGGTCGCCGGAGACCGTCTCGCAGAGCAGCATCGGGCAGCAGGACCGGAAGGCTCAGCCGGCTCCGGCACCGCCCGACGTCACCGGCTGGCTGCTCGGCGCGGGCTGGGAACGGCCGGCCGCCGACGGCAGCCGACGGTTGCGGATCGACGGGGCGGGCTGGCGCACCGAAGGCAAGGGAGCCGACTCGCAGGTGATCTCGGTCACCCTGGTGTCCGATGACGACACCGTCGAGCTGATGGTGCAGCCGGTGAAGTCGGCGGCCTACAACGACCGCTCCGAGAGCACCGACAAGGACCGCACCGGCAGCGGATTCGTCGCCTTGCTGGACCCGCGGCTGCTCACCGAGCGTGAAGGGCCGGGGATCTTCTTCCGCAAGTGGCAGCTCCAGATCGCCGTCGAGGACCGGGACGGCCGGGTCGAGGGGCCGCTGCTACAGCGCGACGAGAACACCTCCGCCGGGCACCTGCACACCGCCGACGCGGGCGACGGCTGCCTGATCCTGCCGAGCTGGGACGACGACCAGGGTCTGGTGCTGACCGTCGCGCGGCGGGCGCTGACGGCCGACTCGATCTCCTTCGACGGCGACGATCTGGACGCCGTGGTCACCTGCAGAGGCGACATCGAGCCCCGGACGGCGCTGCTGCGGCGGGGCCAGGAAGTGGTGTGGCTGACGCTGTCCGCACTGCCGGACGGGCGCTATCGGGTCCGCGGATCGGTCCGGCCGCTGACTCGGAGCAGCGACAGCAGCGATGTCGAGTCCTGGTATCTGGTGCTGGCCGATGACCGGCAGCAGACCCGGATGGTGCACTGGCACGGCCATCGACCGCACGGCTATCGCGAAGCCAGTCCGGGCGACCCGCGGGTCGCCATCCGCTACGCGCCCAAGGGCGTCGTCCGGGTCGATGTGCACCGCCGACGATTGGTCGTGGACCGAATCACCGTCGAGCCCGCGGCGCAGGGCCCGCAGTTGATCATCGAGGGGGAGTGCCACGAGCTGTCGGCCGACCCTGCCGATTGGCTGCTGGTCGGCGGCCGCCGGCGGGTCCAGCCGGTCGAGCTGCAGATCCGGCCCGGTCAGGTCGACCACGCTGTCGACCGGTTCTCCGCCCGGTATCCGCTGTTGTCGGTCCCGGACTGGGGCCGGACGCCGACTGCCTTGCCGTCGGCGGACTACCGCCTGACCGAGCAACGGCACGGCGTGCCGGCACTGCTGGATCAGGAGCTGGCCGAGACGCTGATCAGCAGCATCGACACCGAGCAGAACACGCTGCTGATTGCCGGTGATCATGGAAAGCTGGTGGTCCGTACCCGGCCGCCGATGCCGCCGGGTGAACGCAGCCGCTATCGGCACCGACGCTTCGAGATCAGACACCGTAAGGGCACCGGGCAGCCGACCGACACGATCTTCCTGGACTGTTTCGACGGCAAGAGCACCGGCGACAACATCGGGCCGATCGCCGACGAACTCGCCCGCCGGCGTCCCGATCTGCGACCGGTGTGGACGGTCGCAGATCGGTCGGTCGAGGTGCCCGACGGGGTCGACTCGGTGATCTTCAAGACCGACGCCTGGTGGCGCGCGCTGACCTGGTCACGGCTGGTGGTGACCAACTGCTGGATGCCGGGCAAGTTCCTGCGGCGCGATCATCAGACGGTGTTGCAGACCTGGCACGGCACGCCGCTCAAACTGCTCGGCTTCGACCGGATCGGCACCAAACGGGGCGACGCGTACCGGCGGCGCACCACGGCCGAGGTCTCGCAGTGGAGCATGCTGATCTCGCAGAATCCTTACAGCAGCGAGGTTTTCCGCTCCGCCTACGGTTTCGAGGGCACCGTGCTGGAGATCGGCTATCCGCGCAACGACAGGCTGAGCCGCGCCGACGACGATGACCGGCGGCAGATCCGTGACCGGCTCGGGATCGGGGCCGACGAGCGGGTCGTGCTGTATGCGCCGACCTGGCGGGAGAACGCCAAGGGATTGTTCGCCGAATTGGACTTCGACGCCGTTGCAGCCGCGCTCGGTCCGGCCGGCCGGTTGCTGATCCGTGGCCATGCCAACACGATCCGTTACGGCGGCGGGGTCCGCGGTGGGCGACTGCTCGACGTCACGCTCTATCCCGACCTCGCCGAGCTCTATCTGATCAGTGATGTGATGATCACCGACTACTCCTCGACGATGTTCGATTTCAGTGTGACCGGCAAGCCGATGATCTTCTTCACCCCCGACATCGACGCCTACACCGGCACCCTGCGGGGCACCTATTTCGATCTTGCAGCCGACGCACCGGGTCCGCTGGTGGCGACCACCGACGAGGTGATCGCCGCGTTGGCCGACCTTGATCGACTCCGGACCGATCACGCCGAGCGGTACGCGCAGTGGCGGCAGCGGTTCAATCCCTATGACGACGGGCGGTCCGGCGAGCGCGCGGTCGATGCGCTGCTCGCCGATCAGGACGCCAAATGA
- a CDS encoding CDP-glycerol glycerophosphotransferase family protein, translated as MRRPRRLVKSLRAIDRRAPDPVRRFVRAGRDVARRTGRELTWEVAGRRGDSRLVTVVVTVSAEDLDYLDEAMESVVGQAHRDLEILVVPYGPEGRQVRAALARWTRSDYAVHIMSAQPPDLAAARDRGARAAHGRYLAFLRGHDVLPAKAIRDGVAALQRSDSDFVIGRVSNPTSVMRSILPRDDRVHDRRRYGVTLREFPAAVADSGLGNRLFSSAFWRRSRLTFAGARGESDVVLAAFQHAVAFDVITSTTYRPRNRAFGTPVEQLYDSTADLSAWLSDASTTRRRLRTLESTIGAALLDHWATGVIDHQLQTFLGDAERMTDEQWQALRSFTAGLLEAISDRAWSQTRAESRVKLRLLLADRRPALERFVADRWFEQDNVLTRVDEGGVYAEFPLDADAASVVDATDLAFAEHETPARVRVRNVRIVAADRLAVDVLARIQLVDLSDITPEVTARWLGYDDEDKRDDSIEPVPTDVIPVEDPQANMSIGHRYQDYRRGGFRVESDLSRLTTGRWRLEVTVRVGTITRSTDAMSFDNRGSAGLIGSRYQPRRVTVAGPTVAVKRGGGRLELVVRDAEPVRLVSAQVDGRRVQLRLRSRDGRSVESVVADAGPRHAAAGLKDGIATLDLPSPTVDSPRAWKLRAITDQGSHPIAWPAEPEPSLLDGWLGVGDGSVVVTRSEYGNAMLYESERSAILDDVDLAAGRVVVRGRWLGAEPADDAGLRLTARGSRCETAGAISTAADGSFTADIPLRWTPWGLDERLVPRDEYLFFLTDNAIATGEETDEPSGFAPELHVSAAFIDGMLSFRLTDEVRMRPICKPSRAPGFALSVPIPVADSGAYAQYRLQQQALSDPGPIDEQAVYLLSYNGSVATDSPAAIHQELRRRHPELKLYWGVNDPSTPLPEGGIPVLVNSPEWYRIVTTAAHLVQNVDFPRWWRKRPEQRFLQTFHGYPAKSMGLRMWRAKKFTPLRQQIELERTSAGWDLILTPAPAMDVHYRQEYDYAGPIENRGYPRDDALLDDRADQWRQEVRERLGIRPDQKVLLYAPTWRDHLASSYTSAAIVEYLDVDAASEALGDEYVFLLRGHRFNTKRPDRGWDAARILDVTDYPEINDLILASDVAVLDYSSLRFDFALTGRPMVFLVPDLADYTGGIRGFLFDYADSAPGPLLNTTDEVIAAVRDLKALSQSYRGQLAAFNAKYQYLQDGRAAERVVGRFFSDRQPEA; from the coding sequence TTGAGACGGCCACGACGGCTGGTGAAATCGCTCCGGGCGATCGACCGGCGCGCTCCGGACCCGGTCCGCCGGTTCGTCCGGGCCGGCCGCGACGTCGCCCGGCGGACCGGTCGTGAGCTGACCTGGGAGGTTGCCGGACGACGCGGCGACTCCCGGCTGGTCACGGTCGTGGTGACGGTGTCGGCCGAGGATCTGGATTATCTGGATGAGGCCATGGAATCGGTGGTCGGGCAGGCCCACCGGGACCTGGAGATCCTCGTCGTGCCGTACGGACCGGAAGGTCGGCAGGTCCGCGCCGCGTTGGCGCGGTGGACCCGCTCCGACTATGCGGTGCACATCATGTCGGCACAGCCGCCCGATCTCGCTGCTGCCCGCGACCGTGGCGCCCGCGCTGCGCACGGTCGTTATCTGGCGTTCCTCCGCGGACACGATGTGCTGCCCGCCAAGGCCATCCGGGACGGTGTGGCTGCGTTGCAACGCAGCGACTCCGACTTCGTCATCGGCCGGGTCAGCAACCCGACCTCGGTGATGCGTTCGATCCTGCCGCGGGACGACCGGGTCCACGACCGCCGCCGGTACGGTGTGACGCTGCGCGAGTTCCCGGCGGCCGTCGCCGACTCGGGACTGGGCAATCGGCTGTTCAGCAGCGCGTTCTGGCGCAGGTCGCGGCTGACCTTCGCCGGTGCCCGTGGCGAGTCCGACGTCGTGCTGGCGGCCTTCCAGCATGCCGTCGCGTTCGACGTGATCACCAGCACCACCTACCGGCCCCGCAACCGGGCCTTCGGAACGCCGGTGGAACAGCTTTACGATTCCACGGCCGATCTGTCGGCCTGGCTGTCCGACGCCAGCACCACCCGGCGCCGGCTGCGTACGCTCGAGTCCACCATCGGCGCCGCACTGCTGGACCACTGGGCGACCGGCGTCATCGACCACCAGCTGCAGACCTTCCTCGGTGACGCCGAACGAATGACCGACGAGCAGTGGCAGGCGTTGCGCAGCTTCACCGCCGGCCTGCTGGAGGCGATCAGCGACCGGGCCTGGTCGCAGACCCGGGCCGAGTCCCGGGTCAAGCTGCGGCTGCTGCTGGCCGACCGACGACCGGCGTTGGAGCGGTTCGTCGCCGACCGCTGGTTCGAGCAGGACAACGTCTTGACCAGGGTCGACGAGGGCGGGGTGTACGCCGAGTTCCCGCTGGACGCCGATGCCGCGTCGGTGGTCGACGCCACCGATCTGGCCTTCGCCGAGCACGAGACGCCGGCACGGGTACGGGTCCGCAACGTCCGCATCGTCGCTGCCGACCGGCTCGCGGTCGATGTGCTGGCCCGGATCCAGCTGGTCGACCTGTCCGACATCACCCCCGAGGTCACCGCCCGCTGGCTGGGCTACGACGACGAGGACAAGCGCGACGACTCGATCGAGCCGGTGCCCACCGACGTGATCCCGGTCGAGGACCCACAGGCCAACATGTCGATCGGCCATCGCTACCAGGACTATCGCCGCGGAGGATTCCGGGTCGAGTCCGACCTGAGCCGGCTCACCACCGGCCGCTGGCGGCTCGAGGTCACCGTGCGGGTCGGCACGATCACCCGCAGCACCGACGCGATGAGCTTCGACAATCGCGGATCGGCCGGCCTGATCGGCAGCCGCTATCAGCCGCGCCGGGTCACCGTCGCCGGGCCGACGGTCGCCGTCAAACGCGGTGGCGGCCGGCTCGAGCTCGTCGTCCGGGACGCCGAACCGGTCCGGCTCGTTTCGGCCCAGGTCGACGGCCGTCGGGTCCAGCTCCGGCTGCGTTCCCGCGACGGCCGCTCCGTCGAATCGGTGGTCGCCGACGCCGGCCCGCGGCATGCCGCGGCCGGTCTGAAGGACGGCATCGCCACCCTCGACCTGCCCAGCCCCACTGTCGACTCGCCGCGGGCCTGGAAGCTGCGGGCGATCACCGATCAGGGCAGTCACCCGATCGCCTGGCCCGCCGAACCGGAGCCGAGCCTGCTGGACGGCTGGCTCGGCGTCGGCGACGGCTCGGTCGTCGTCACTCGCAGCGAGTACGGCAACGCCATGCTGTACGAGTCCGAGCGGTCGGCGATCCTGGACGACGTCGACCTCGCCGCCGGCAGGGTGGTCGTTCGCGGCCGCTGGTTGGGGGCCGAGCCCGCCGACGACGCCGGCCTGCGGCTCACCGCGCGGGGTTCCCGCTGCGAGACGGCCGGTGCGATCTCCACCGCGGCGGACGGTTCGTTCACCGCCGACATCCCGCTGCGCTGGACACCGTGGGGGCTGGACGAGCGTCTGGTGCCGCGCGACGAGTACCTTTTCTTCCTCACCGATAACGCGATCGCGACCGGCGAGGAGACCGACGAACCGTCCGGCTTCGCCCCTGAGCTGCATGTCAGCGCCGCGTTCATCGACGGCATGCTCAGCTTCCGGCTGACCGACGAGGTCCGGATGCGGCCGATCTGCAAGCCGAGCCGGGCCCCGGGGTTCGCGCTCAGCGTGCCGATTCCGGTGGCCGACTCCGGCGCGTACGCCCAGTACCGGCTGCAGCAACAGGCGCTGTCCGATCCGGGACCGATCGACGAACAGGCCGTCTACCTGCTCAGCTACAACGGCAGTGTCGCCACCGACAGCCCGGCAGCGATCCACCAGGAGCTGCGCCGCCGGCATCCCGAGCTCAAGCTCTACTGGGGCGTCAACGATCCGTCCACCCCGCTGCCGGAGGGCGGCATCCCGGTGTTGGTGAACAGCCCGGAGTGGTATCGGATCGTCACCACCGCGGCCCACCTGGTGCAGAACGTCGACTTCCCCCGGTGGTGGCGCAAGCGTCCCGAGCAGCGGTTCCTGCAGACCTTCCACGGCTATCCGGCCAAGTCGATGGGGCTGCGCATGTGGCGGGCCAAGAAGTTCACCCCGCTCCGCCAGCAGATCGAGCTCGAACGGACCAGCGCCGGCTGGGATCTGATCCTGACGCCGGCGCCGGCGATGGATGTGCACTACCGGCAGGAGTACGACTACGCCGGGCCGATCGAGAACCGCGGTTATCCCCGCGACGACGCCCTGCTGGACGACCGTGCCGACCAGTGGCGCCAGGAGGTACGGGAGCGGCTCGGCATCCGGCCCGACCAGAAGGTCCTGCTCTATGCGCCGACCTGGCGTGACCACCTGGCCAGCAGCTACACCTCGGCCGCCATCGTGGAATACCTCGACGTCGATGCCGCCTCCGAAGCACTCGGCGACGAGTACGTCTTCCTGCTCCGCGGCCACCGGTTCAACACCAAGCGGCCCGACCGCGGTTGGGACGCCGCCCGGATCCTCGACGTCACCGACTATCCGGAGATCAACGATCTGATCCTCGCCTCCGACGTCGCCGTGCTGGACTACTCCAGTCTGCGATTCGACTTCGCGCTGACCGGCCGACCGATGGTGTTCCTGGTCCCCGACCTCGCCGACTACACCGGCGGCATCCGGGGCTTCCTGTTCGACTACGCCGACAGCGCGCCGGGACCACTGCTGAACACCACCGACGAGGTGATCGCGGCCGTACGCGACCTGAAGGCTCTGTCGCAGAGCTACCGTGGCCAGCTGGCGGCGTTCAACGCCAAGTATCAGTACCTGCAGGACGGCAGGGCCGCCGAGCGGGTCGTCGGCCGTTTCTTCTCCGACCGTCAGCCGGAGGCGTAA
- a CDS encoding class I SAM-dependent methyltransferase, giving the protein MSQRKKRPWFVNASRVRLSQVNKKFAAGTKKGMVVLDAGAGRGPYRKLFKHAQYEAADFAQLSTGYTQLDYVCTLDDIPVEDQRFDRILFNQVLEHIDDPPKVLAELFRVTKPGGKILCTVPLFFQEHQPPYDYFRYTKYALVKLFEEAGYSNVKIGWLEGYFGTISYQFHLMSRWLPADPREVVQGWRLIYMAPLLVGTRALAGFLRGAFSRAELRWKYTKHGMPKNYVVRADRPQA; this is encoded by the coding sequence GTGTCCCAGCGCAAGAAGCGTCCGTGGTTCGTGAACGCGTCCCGCGTCCGGCTGTCTCAAGTCAACAAGAAGTTCGCCGCCGGCACCAAGAAGGGCATGGTCGTCCTGGATGCCGGTGCGGGCCGGGGACCGTATCGCAAGCTCTTCAAACACGCACAGTACGAGGCCGCCGACTTTGCGCAGTTGTCCACCGGATACACCCAGCTGGACTACGTCTGCACCCTGGATGACATCCCGGTCGAGGACCAGCGGTTCGACCGGATCCTGTTCAATCAGGTACTGGAGCACATCGACGATCCGCCGAAGGTGCTCGCCGAACTGTTCCGGGTGACCAAGCCGGGCGGCAAGATCCTGTGCACGGTGCCGCTGTTCTTCCAGGAACACCAGCCGCCGTACGACTACTTCCGCTACACCAAGTACGCCCTGGTCAAGCTCTTCGAGGAGGCCGGCTACAGCAACGTCAAGATCGGTTGGCTGGAAGGCTACTTCGGCACCATCTCCTACCAGTTCCATCTGATGAGCCGTTGGCTGCCGGCCGATCCGCGGGAGGTCGTCCAGGGCTGGCGGCTGATCTACATGGCGCCGCTGCTGGTCGGGACCCGGGCGTTGGCCGGCTTCCTACGAGGCGCCTTCTCCCGGGCCGAATTGCGCTGGAAGTACACCAAACACGGGATGCCGAAGAACTACGTCGTACGCGCCGACCGACCACAGGCCTGA
- a CDS encoding glycosyltransferase: MPTPRQLARHLPAPAKSRIKAVLRRLESTGVLGGQPTKKPATAKSTPTKPAAKKPAAKKPAAKPAGPPPNPLRVIAMGREVPRSALRAPQVVSLARGLIEEGDSAFAISAAEALHRSEETRELGSLVAAIVAFERGYQSAAWAYLQEVPTQLWSRHALKEYVVSGLESDPDTVHTALTELAAAPSPQVSPAGWFDATSTLFGYGSADLARTLYERFDRATDTANAPDTLLEQHRDWLRPWVAKDPDSPSAPAVPDGRVSFAVMDYGHPGRSRASANIGDHVQSIASLGHLVRRQNVHYHGEDDLLELMKRLGDRVPDRLRLDSAPAEVELLTVDRDASMYSPIPPNTWTLGFGWFMHPIYEMRCGFPFHDNLLPIFVSFHCSKRDLLTPDAIEYLKKFGPIGCRDWTTVDILLSVGVEAFFSGCLTTTTSTVFADLEQRPGPDAPVAYVDVPDDAVPAGGKVFKHSSDKIRFRSFVRNVNDAVELLETYRTGYSKVVTSRLHGYLPSRSLGMEVDFVPKNRSDPRFEGLQDITDEAFEAIRNGMLTKLDAIFTRILAGDDAETVYAAWHEINKDDVAFARARHSEPAAFAPHDPQLLSDAAAKAISGTTAGTTSGAADETSGAADETSGAADDPQRLDLVVHVGEQGRERLEQGLIRMVGTASAASSRPIGLTVISRAKEPVDQAWLAGRLPGVTVRVLSTVDLGESLQQPNGKPVSKRDLDVSLLPDLLPDLDRVLVLSGDAIVQGDLSALYDLDLGEHRFAAPTTRTVKGRSGFALIHAAANRLRDRTELAADLRRTAHGRHAFDFDSYTTDVLLLDLAGLRADGFTEAFVPYLAEFGLSLRELLSFYAGPNRTEVPADWHVVPTRGPIGEPQLLHWADSLKPWFQRIVPGEEYWREAGKESA; this comes from the coding sequence ATGCCCACCCCTCGCCAACTCGCACGCCATCTGCCCGCGCCGGCAAAGTCCCGGATCAAGGCCGTGTTGCGTCGCCTCGAGTCGACCGGCGTCCTCGGTGGACAGCCCACGAAGAAGCCGGCAACCGCCAAATCCACGCCGACGAAGCCGGCGGCCAAGAAGCCTGCGGCGAAGAAGCCCGCCGCCAAGCCGGCCGGGCCGCCACCGAACCCGCTCCGGGTGATCGCGATGGGACGCGAGGTGCCACGCAGTGCGCTGCGGGCACCGCAGGTCGTCTCGCTCGCCCGCGGTCTGATCGAGGAGGGCGACTCGGCCTTTGCGATCTCCGCGGCCGAGGCGCTGCATCGGTCGGAGGAGACCCGGGAACTCGGCTCGCTGGTCGCCGCCATCGTCGCGTTCGAGCGGGGTTACCAGTCCGCGGCCTGGGCTTACCTGCAGGAGGTGCCGACCCAGCTGTGGTCCCGGCACGCACTGAAGGAGTACGTCGTCTCCGGCCTGGAGTCCGACCCCGACACGGTGCACACCGCGCTGACCGAGCTGGCCGCCGCTCCTTCACCGCAGGTCTCCCCCGCGGGCTGGTTCGACGCCACCTCGACCCTGTTCGGCTACGGCAGCGCCGACCTGGCTCGTACCTTGTACGAGCGTTTCGATCGGGCCACCGACACCGCCAACGCACCGGACACGTTGCTGGAGCAGCACCGCGACTGGCTGCGGCCCTGGGTCGCCAAGGACCCCGATTCCCCATCGGCGCCGGCCGTCCCGGACGGCCGGGTCTCCTTCGCCGTGATGGACTACGGACACCCCGGACGCAGCCGCGCCTCGGCCAACATCGGCGACCACGTCCAGAGCATCGCCTCACTGGGCCATCTGGTCCGCCGGCAGAACGTCCACTATCACGGCGAGGACGATCTGCTGGAGCTGATGAAGCGGCTCGGCGACCGAGTACCGGATCGGTTGCGACTGGACAGCGCACCGGCCGAGGTCGAACTGCTCACCGTCGACCGGGACGCCTCGATGTATTCGCCGATCCCGCCGAACACCTGGACGCTGGGCTTCGGCTGGTTCATGCACCCGATCTACGAGATGCGGTGCGGGTTCCCGTTCCACGACAACCTGCTGCCGATCTTCGTCTCCTTCCACTGCAGCAAGCGGGATCTGCTCACCCCGGACGCGATCGAATACCTGAAGAAATTCGGGCCGATCGGCTGCCGGGACTGGACCACGGTGGACATCCTGCTGTCGGTCGGTGTGGAGGCGTTCTTCTCCGGCTGCCTGACCACCACCACCAGCACGGTCTTCGCCGATCTCGAGCAGCGTCCCGGCCCCGACGCACCGGTCGCCTACGTCGACGTCCCCGACGATGCGGTGCCGGCCGGCGGCAAGGTCTTCAAGCACAGCAGCGACAAGATCCGGTTCCGTTCGTTCGTCCGCAACGTCAACGACGCCGTGGAACTGCTGGAGACCTATCGCACCGGTTACAGCAAGGTCGTCACCTCCCGACTGCACGGCTACCTGCCGTCCCGGTCGCTCGGCATGGAGGTCGACTTCGTACCGAAGAACCGTTCCGATCCTCGCTTCGAGGGCCTGCAGGACATCACCGATGAGGCGTTCGAGGCGATCCGGAACGGGATGCTGACCAAGCTGGACGCGATCTTCACCCGGATCTTGGCCGGCGACGACGCCGAGACGGTGTACGCCGCCTGGCACGAGATCAACAAGGACGACGTCGCGTTCGCCCGCGCCCGGCACAGCGAGCCGGCGGCCTTCGCACCGCACGATCCCCAGCTACTCAGCGATGCCGCGGCCAAGGCGATCAGCGGTACGACTGCCGGGACAACCAGCGGCGCAGCCGACGAAACCAGCGGTGCAGCCGACGAAACCAGCGGCGCAGCCGACGATCCGCAGCGTTTGGATCTCGTCGTCCATGTCGGCGAACAGGGCCGGGAACGTCTCGAACAGGGGCTCATCCGGATGGTCGGCACGGCGTCGGCAGCCAGCAGCCGTCCGATCGGCCTGACCGTCATCTCCCGCGCCAAGGAACCCGTCGATCAGGCCTGGTTGGCCGGTCGACTGCCGGGGGTGACCGTGCGGGTGCTGTCCACTGTCGACCTCGGCGAATCCCTGCAGCAGCCCAACGGCAAGCCGGTCTCCAAGCGTGATCTGGATGTCAGCCTGCTGCCCGATCTGCTGCCCGACCTGGACCGGGTGCTGGTGTTGTCCGGTGACGCGATCGTGCAGGGCGATCTGTCGGCGCTGTACGACCTCGACCTCGGCGAGCACCGGTTCGCTGCGCCGACCACCAGGACCGTCAAGGGTCGCAGCGGTTTCGCCTTGATCCATGCCGCCGCCAACCGGCTCCGTGACCGGACCGAGCTGGCTGCCGACCTGCGCCGGACCGCGCACGGCCGGCACGCCTTCGACTTCGACTCCTACACCACCGACGTGTTGCTGCTCGATCTCGCCGGTCTGCGCGCCGACGGCTTCACCGAGGCGTTCGTTCCCTATCTGGCCGAGTTCGGGCTCAGCCTGCGGGAACTGCTCAGCTTCTACGCCGGCCCGAACCGTACCGAGGTGCCGGCCGACTGGCACGTGGTCCCGACCCGCGGTCCGATCGGCGAACCGCAGCTGCTGCACTGGGCGGACTCGTTGAAGCCGTGGTTCCAGCGGATCGTCCCGGGTGAGGAGTACTGGCGCGAGGCGGGCAAGGAGTCGGCTTGA